One window of the Rubrobacter calidifluminis genome contains the following:
- a CDS encoding gamma carbonic anhydrase family protein — MAHLLAFGGREPRVAEDAFVAPNATLVGDVVVESGASVWFGAILRGDFNRIVIGEGTSVQDNCVIHTNESLPTLVGANVTVGHLSLLEGCTIEDGALVGMGSIVLNRARVGRRAMLAAGTVVREGQEIPPGVLAAGVPAEVKKELGGSSSEWVESAAREYQALRLRYMT, encoded by the coding sequence TTGGCGCATCTGCTGGCCTTCGGGGGCAGGGAACCACGGGTGGCGGAGGACGCCTTCGTGGCGCCGAACGCGACCCTCGTCGGGGACGTGGTCGTCGAGTCGGGGGCGAGCGTGTGGTTTGGTGCCATTCTGCGGGGGGACTTCAACCGCATCGTGATCGGTGAGGGGACCAGCGTGCAGGACAACTGCGTCATCCACACCAACGAGAGCCTTCCGACGCTCGTCGGCGCGAACGTCACCGTCGGGCACCTCTCGCTGCTCGAGGGCTGTACGATAGAGGACGGGGCTCTCGTCGGGATGGGGAGCATAGTCCTCAACCGCGCCCGCGTGGGGAGGCGGGCGATGCTCGCCGCGGGCACCGTGGTGCGCGAGGGGCAGGAGATACCGCCGGGGGTACTCGCCGCGGGCGTCCCGGCCGAGGTCAAGAAGGAGCTCGGTGGGAGCTCCTCGGAGTGGGTCGAGAGCGCGGCGCGCGAGTACCAGGCGCTGCGCCTCAGGTACATGACCTGA
- a CDS encoding enoyl-CoA hydratase/isomerase family protein, translating into MSGLRIEREGGVLLLTLDRPGRRNALDEGMQDALLGALAEAETDRSVRGVVITGSGEAFSAGGDLSRFEREWNPAGFRAHSHELTRLVSTIERIEKPVVAAINGLATGAGTQLALSCDLRVASERARFLFREGMIGLIPSHGGCVRLVKLVGLARARDILLGGEDLDAEAAFRHGLVTCVVPPERLLEEARERLGRIFRRAPQSYGLAKRLLYLSASVDMESGLFAESLAQSLLVQTEDHREGVRAARERRAPEFEGR; encoded by the coding sequence GTGAGCGGGCTGCGCATCGAACGCGAGGGCGGCGTCCTCCTGCTGACGCTCGACCGTCCCGGGCGGCGCAACGCGCTCGACGAGGGGATGCAGGACGCCCTGCTCGGCGCCCTCGCCGAGGCGGAGACCGACCGCAGCGTGCGCGGGGTGGTGATAACCGGCAGCGGGGAGGCGTTCTCCGCCGGAGGCGACCTCTCGCGCTTCGAGCGGGAGTGGAACCCGGCCGGGTTTCGGGCGCACAGCCACGAGCTCACCCGCCTCGTCTCGACGATAGAGCGGATTGAGAAGCCGGTCGTAGCCGCGATAAACGGGCTCGCCACCGGGGCCGGGACCCAGCTCGCGCTCTCCTGCGACCTCAGGGTTGCCTCCGAGCGGGCGCGGTTTCTGTTCCGGGAGGGGATGATCGGCCTGATCCCCAGTCACGGCGGGTGCGTCAGGCTCGTCAAGCTCGTCGGGCTCGCCCGCGCGCGGGACATCCTGCTCGGCGGGGAGGATCTCGACGCCGAAGCGGCCTTCCGCCACGGGCTCGTCACCTGCGTCGTGCCGCCCGAGAGGCTGCTGGAGGAGGCAAGAGAACGGCTCGGGCGCATCTTCCGGCGCGCCCCGCAGTCCTACGGGCTCGCCAAGCGGCTGCTGTACCTCTCGGCGAGCGTGGACATGGAGAGCGGGCTCTTCGCCGAGAGCCTCGCGCAGAGCCTCCTGGTGCAGACGGAGGATCACAGGGAAGGCGTCCGGGCGGCGCGCGAGAGGCGTGCCCCCGAGTTCGAGGGGAGGTAG
- a CDS encoding amidohydrolase family protein gives MLEGIPLIDAHVHAARLPTLKLSWKEWAQKFGKDVPFSKIYDEEGTLIPEQFDAYMASEGVDLAVLFCEYSPRSTGIQPVEDLLPIVEYNPSRFKIMANINPHLHYPPVAEVRRQLDLGAVGLKLHPVHGSFAPNDRMLYPVYAFCESEGVSVVFHCGTSVFPGATNRYANPELIEDVARDFPDLTIILAHGGRGWWYDAAAFMTLMRENVWIEISGLPPRKLPEYYKNYDLERLAKKMIFGTDWPGVPGPRANATALLDLKLSRETIELIFHRNARRVYRLEGK, from the coding sequence TTGCTCGAGGGTATCCCGCTCATAGACGCACACGTCCACGCGGCGCGTCTTCCGACGCTCAAGCTTTCCTGGAAGGAGTGGGCGCAGAAGTTTGGGAAGGACGTGCCCTTCTCCAAGATCTACGACGAGGAGGGCACTCTGATCCCGGAGCAGTTCGACGCCTACATGGCCTCCGAGGGGGTGGACCTGGCCGTGCTCTTCTGCGAGTACAGCCCGCGTTCGACCGGTATCCAGCCGGTCGAGGACCTGCTGCCGATCGTGGAGTACAACCCCTCCCGCTTCAAGATCATGGCCAACATAAACCCCCACCTGCACTACCCGCCGGTCGCCGAGGTGCGCAGGCAGCTCGACCTGGGCGCGGTCGGACTCAAGCTCCACCCGGTCCACGGCTCCTTCGCACCCAACGACCGGATGCTCTACCCGGTCTACGCCTTCTGCGAGAGCGAGGGCGTCTCGGTCGTCTTCCACTGCGGGACGAGCGTCTTCCCCGGAGCCACCAACCGCTACGCCAACCCCGAGCTCATCGAGGACGTCGCCCGCGACTTCCCCGACCTCACGATCATCCTCGCCCACGGCGGTCGCGGCTGGTGGTACGACGCCGCCGCCTTCATGACCCTCATGCGCGAGAACGTCTGGATCGAGATCTCCGGGCTGCCCCCCAGAAAACTCCCCGAATACTACAAGAACTACGACCTCGAACGCCTGGCGAAAAAAATGATCTTCGGTACCGACTGGCCCGGCGTCCCCGGCCCCAGGGCAAACGCCACCGCCCTCCTCGACCTCAAGCTCTCCAGAGAGACCATCGAACTAATCTTCCACCGGAACGCCCGCAGGGTCTACCGCCTGGAGGGAAAGTAG
- a CDS encoding metal-sulfur cluster assembly factor, with amino-acid sequence MVATEEVRGALEEVLDPEYPISVVDLGLIRGIEVEGRVAKVKLTYTCMGCPAMDMIQDDVRERLLEVEGIDEVEIEVVWDLWSRRDITEKGRRKLREVGVV; translated from the coding sequence ATGGTTGCCACCGAAGAGGTGAGGGGGGCGCTCGAGGAGGTTCTGGACCCGGAGTACCCGATCAGCGTGGTCGACCTCGGGCTCATCCGGGGGATAGAGGTCGAGGGTAGGGTGGCGAAGGTGAAGCTCACCTACACCTGCATGGGGTGTCCGGCGATGGACATGATCCAGGACGACGTCAGGGAGCGACTGCTCGAGGTCGAGGGGATAGACGAGGTCGAGATCGAGGTCGTCTGGGACCTCTGGTCCCGGCGGGACATAACCGAGAAGGGGCGGAGGAAGCTCAGGGAGGTGGGGGTGGTCTGA
- a CDS encoding NAD(P)-dependent alcohol dehydrogenase — MEITAAVVREKERPFGVEELELEEPREGEVLVRVVAAGMCHTDLICRDQWYPVPLPSVLGHEGAGVVERVGEGVTKVSPGDRVVLTYASCGRCTSCQRGKPSYCKNFFDLNFGGARLDKTNAIGGGVHGHFFGQSSFATYALATERNVVKVDADVPLEILGPLGCGIQTGAGGVLNSLHPEAGTSIAVFGTGAVGLSAVMAARVAGCATIVGVDVRPERLELARELGATHIVDANEANPVEEIRRITGGGADYAIETTAVPAVFRQAVDALGTLGVCGLIGAARLGTEVSLDMNDLLLPGKTVRGIVEGDSVPDVFIPRLIELYAQERFPFDRLIEFYELDEINRAAEDAEGGSVIKPVIRMPN, encoded by the coding sequence ATGGAGATCACCGCCGCCGTGGTCCGGGAGAAGGAGAGGCCGTTCGGGGTGGAGGAGCTCGAACTGGAGGAGCCGCGGGAGGGAGAGGTGCTGGTGCGGGTCGTCGCGGCCGGGATGTGCCACACCGACCTCATCTGCCGCGACCAGTGGTACCCGGTGCCGCTGCCCTCGGTGCTCGGCCACGAGGGGGCCGGGGTCGTCGAGAGGGTGGGGGAGGGGGTGACGAAGGTCTCTCCCGGGGACCGGGTGGTCCTCACCTACGCCTCCTGCGGGCGTTGTACGAGCTGCCAGCGGGGCAAACCCTCCTACTGCAAAAACTTCTTCGATCTCAACTTCGGCGGAGCCCGGCTCGACAAGACGAACGCCATCGGGGGCGGGGTGCACGGGCACTTCTTCGGGCAATCTTCCTTCGCGACCTACGCGCTCGCGACCGAGCGTAACGTGGTGAAGGTGGATGCGGACGTGCCGCTCGAGATACTGGGGCCGCTCGGGTGCGGGATCCAGACGGGGGCCGGCGGGGTCCTGAACTCGCTGCACCCGGAGGCCGGTACGAGCATCGCGGTCTTCGGGACCGGTGCGGTGGGCCTGAGCGCGGTGATGGCCGCGCGGGTCGCCGGGTGCGCGACGATCGTCGGGGTGGACGTACGCCCGGAGAGGCTCGAGCTCGCCCGGGAGCTCGGCGCGACGCACATCGTGGACGCGAACGAGGCGAACCCGGTCGAGGAGATCAGACGCATCACCGGGGGTGGCGCGGACTACGCGATCGAGACGACGGCCGTGCCGGCGGTCTTCCGCCAGGCGGTCGACGCCCTCGGGACGCTCGGGGTCTGCGGTCTCATCGGGGCGGCACGTCTCGGGACGGAGGTGAGCCTGGACATGAACGACCTCCTGCTGCCGGGGAAGACGGTGCGGGGGATCGTCGAGGGGGACTCGGTCCCGGACGTCTTCATCCCGCGCCTGATAGAGCTCTACGCCCAGGAGCGTTTCCCGTTCGACCGCCTGATCGAATTCTACGAGCTCGACGAGATAAACCGGGCCGCCGAAGACGCCGAGGGCGGCAGCGTGATAAAGCCCGTGATCCGCATGCCGAACTAG
- a CDS encoding Phenylacetic acid catabolic protein yields the protein MSFGREGTDEVAPGRGSFEEFIVEDDEALAALVNLIAVLADNEYFMGRRISEWADAGPLLESTAACAAITQDKLGESRILYPLLEELPWPNPPATLQDEADRARRYSVSFLDEPFESWSDVVAALALINPALNVVLEAVSNSKYENLAKRATRILDEERLTSAYAESLVRQLAYEERGRKLLQERVERLLPEMLCWFGPEGEEGLERLEREGLASMTNEQMRQRYLDRVVPLLEEVGIDVPVERNESEKRWEYGELPWSEWNQLQRRLERKKSVV from the coding sequence ATGAGCTTCGGGCGCGAGGGTACCGACGAGGTCGCTCCCGGGCGTGGCAGCTTCGAGGAGTTCATCGTCGAGGACGACGAGGCGCTCGCGGCGCTCGTCAACCTGATCGCGGTCCTCGCCGACAACGAGTACTTCATGGGGCGCCGGATTTCGGAGTGGGCCGACGCCGGACCGCTGCTCGAGTCCACCGCGGCCTGCGCCGCTATAACCCAGGACAAGCTCGGGGAGTCGCGCATCCTCTATCCGCTCTTGGAGGAGCTGCCCTGGCCCAACCCGCCCGCCACCCTGCAGGACGAGGCCGACCGCGCGCGTCGTTACTCGGTGAGCTTCCTGGACGAGCCGTTCGAGAGCTGGTCCGACGTGGTCGCCGCGCTCGCCCTCATCAACCCGGCGCTCAACGTCGTGCTTGAGGCCGTCTCGAACTCGAAGTACGAGAACCTGGCCAAACGCGCCACCCGCATCCTGGACGAGGAACGCCTCACCTCCGCCTACGCGGAGAGCCTGGTGCGTCAGCTCGCCTACGAGGAGCGCGGCAGGAAGCTCCTGCAGGAGCGGGTCGAGCGGCTCCTGCCCGAGATGCTCTGCTGGTTCGGCCCCGAGGGCGAGGAAGGGCTCGAACGCCTCGAGCGTGAGGGGCTCGCGAGCATGACCAACGAGCAGATGCGCCAGCGCTACCTGGACAGGGTCGTGCCGCTGCTCGAGGAGGTTGGCATCGACGTGCCGGTAGAGCGAAACGAAAGCGAGAAGAGATGGGAATACGGAGAACTCCCGTGGAGCGAGTGGAACCAGCTTCAGCGCAGGCTCGAGAGGAAGAAGAGCGTGGTCTAG
- a CDS encoding benzoate-CoA ligase family protein: MIDIPRWYNASELVDRNLEAGREQKVAISCGEEEVTYGELARRINRFGHALRELGVRQEDRVLMVLNDTPAFPVVFFGAMRIGAVPIPVNTLLGPDDYRFFVEDSRARAVVVDEVLCEKVREGLEGYGEPVEVIVANGDAGGRKTLDELLEGGEDELSPARTHRDDPAFWLYSSGSTGRPKGAVHLHHDILYTCETYAKEVLKVTEEDVTFSASKLFHAYGLGNNISFPYWAGASTVLFPGKTTPEAVLSTIERYMPTLFFSVPTLYNAMLNHPGAERYDLSSIRLCASAAEALPASVWRRWKETFGSVILDGIGSTEMLHIFLSNTPEKLKPGSSGVPVPGYEVKILDEEERPVEPGGAGYLYVKGDSAAAYYWRNHEKTKKTMKGEWLFAGDWYRQDEDGFFWYEGRADDMIKVGGLWVSPVEIESALGEHPAVVEAAAVGVPVGGLMRVKAYVILREGYEPSEVLVAELQEWCKGRLKRYQYPHMIEFVEDLPKTVTGKIQRFKLREPEPEVEFPQQEDELV, translated from the coding sequence ATGATAGATATACCACGATGGTACAACGCGAGCGAGCTGGTGGACCGCAACCTGGAGGCCGGGCGGGAGCAGAAGGTCGCCATCAGCTGCGGCGAGGAGGAAGTGACCTACGGGGAGCTCGCCCGCCGCATAAACAGGTTCGGGCATGCCCTGAGGGAGCTCGGGGTGAGGCAGGAAGACCGGGTTTTGATGGTCCTCAACGACACGCCGGCCTTCCCGGTGGTCTTCTTCGGGGCGATGCGGATCGGCGCGGTCCCGATACCGGTTAACACACTGCTCGGGCCGGACGACTACCGTTTCTTCGTCGAGGACAGCCGCGCTCGCGCGGTGGTTGTGGACGAGGTGCTCTGCGAAAAGGTCAGGGAGGGCCTCGAAGGATACGGGGAACCGGTCGAGGTCATCGTGGCCAACGGCGATGCCGGGGGCAGAAAGACGCTCGATGAGCTGCTCGAGGGTGGTGAGGACGAGCTCTCTCCGGCGAGGACGCACAGGGACGATCCTGCGTTCTGGCTCTACAGCTCCGGTTCGACGGGAAGGCCCAAGGGGGCCGTCCACCTGCACCACGACATCCTCTACACCTGCGAGACCTACGCGAAAGAGGTTTTGAAGGTCACCGAGGAGGACGTGACCTTCTCCGCCTCCAAGCTCTTCCACGCCTACGGGCTGGGGAACAACATCTCCTTTCCCTACTGGGCCGGGGCTTCGACGGTGCTCTTCCCGGGGAAGACGACTCCTGAGGCTGTACTCTCGACGATCGAGCGCTACATGCCGACGCTCTTTTTCAGCGTGCCCACGTTGTATAACGCCATGTTGAACCATCCCGGAGCGGAGCGGTACGACCTCTCCTCGATAAGGCTGTGTGCCTCCGCGGCCGAGGCGCTCCCGGCCTCCGTGTGGCGTAGGTGGAAGGAGACGTTCGGTTCGGTGATACTCGATGGTATCGGTTCGACGGAGATGCTGCACATCTTCCTCTCCAACACGCCCGAGAAGCTCAAGCCGGGCTCGAGCGGGGTCCCGGTGCCGGGCTACGAGGTGAAGATACTCGACGAGGAGGAGCGTCCGGTGGAGCCCGGCGGGGCCGGGTACCTTTACGTAAAGGGAGATTCGGCAGCGGCATACTACTGGCGCAACCACGAGAAGACCAAGAAGACGATGAAGGGGGAGTGGCTGTTCGCCGGGGACTGGTACCGGCAGGACGAGGACGGATTCTTCTGGTACGAGGGGCGGGCGGACGACATGATCAAGGTAGGGGGTTTGTGGGTCTCGCCGGTCGAGATCGAGAGTGCCCTCGGTGAGCACCCGGCGGTGGTCGAGGCGGCGGCGGTCGGTGTGCCGGTCGGCGGGCTGATGCGGGTTAAGGCGTATGTGATCCTGCGAGAGGGGTATGAGCCCTCGGAGGTGCTCGTCGCAGAGCTGCAGGAGTGGTGCAAGGGGCGCCTCAAGCGCTACCAGTACCCGCACATGATCGAGTTCGTCGAAGACCTGCCGAAGACGGTCACGGGGAAGATACAGCGCTTCAAGCTGCGCGAACCCGAGCCGGAGGTCGAGTTTCCGCAACAGGAGGACGAGCTCGTGTAG
- a CDS encoding Phenylacetic acid catabolic protein — protein MAAVTEETLLERIRAGRLIEDPEQATERYIEGLKRTLIVSADTELISAPAYMNAAKNFASLPSVNNYITIMGIVQDELGHAHIAYRMLRDLGVDTEELVYRREPRQFKYPYAFDVPLESFTELVVANAFYDRAGFVLLSDIHRNCSYGPWKRALVKVDREENFHLRHGEKWMRTLCREPGKKEEVQRAVDWMFVLTLEWFGLPDSQKRHNEQIEYGYKGSTNDQLRQTWMSSTVPLCESLGINVPAHYDEAREEYVIDCPFPADFVAEEKRWDFEKGEISWEEVLRRWKRRGPKNEEYVAHLQRGYRELYNGDRG, from the coding sequence ATGGCTGCTGTAACGGAGGAGACGCTTCTGGAGAGGATCCGGGCGGGGCGTCTGATCGAGGATCCGGAGCAGGCGACCGAGCGGTACATCGAGGGGCTCAAGCGCACCCTGATCGTCTCGGCGGATACCGAGCTCATCAGTGCGCCGGCTTACATGAACGCGGCGAAGAACTTCGCGAGCCTGCCCAGCGTGAACAACTACATCACGATCATGGGGATCGTGCAGGACGAGCTCGGGCACGCGCACATCGCTTACCGGATGCTTAGAGACCTGGGGGTCGACACCGAGGAGCTCGTCTACCGCCGCGAGCCGAGGCAGTTCAAGTACCCCTACGCCTTCGACGTGCCGCTCGAGAGCTTCACCGAGCTCGTCGTCGCCAACGCCTTCTACGATCGGGCAGGGTTCGTGCTCCTCTCCGACATCCACCGCAACTGCTCTTACGGCCCCTGGAAGCGGGCCCTGGTCAAGGTGGACCGCGAGGAGAACTTCCACCTGCGCCACGGCGAGAAGTGGATGCGCACCCTCTGCCGGGAGCCCGGGAAGAAGGAGGAGGTCCAGCGCGCCGTCGACTGGATGTTCGTCCTCACCCTCGAGTGGTTCGGCCTGCCGGACAGCCAGAAGCGCCACAACGAGCAGATCGAATACGGTTACAAGGGCTCGACCAACGACCAGCTCCGCCAGACCTGGATGTCCTCGACCGTGCCCCTCTGTGAGAGCCTGGGCATCAATGTTCCTGCACATTACGACGAAGCGCGCGAGGAGTACGTCATAGACTGCCCGTTCCCGGCGGACTTCGTCGCGGAGGAGAAGCGCTGGGACTTCGAGAAGGGTGAGATCTCCTGGGAGGAGGTACTCAGGCGCTGGAAGAGACGCGGGCCGAAGAACGAGGAGTACGTGGCGCACCTGCAGCGCGGCTACAGGGAGCTCTACAACGGAGACAGGGGGTAA
- a CDS encoding aldehyde dehydrogenase family protein → MAEPFVGGEYVEVTGMGRMSVVDPASGEEVDTVPLCGDEEVDRAVESAREALAGWQGMPASRRGEILAEAARAVMERRGELAPLLTAEQGKPLREARIEIRRFVLTLEHYAGLAKNIRGGYVPDLDEGAYGMILRRPLGVVGAIVPWNFPTTLLGNKLGPALITGNAVVAKPAETTPLTTLRIAGIMHEAGLPAGVFNVVTGDGPTTGQALAEHPLVRKVAFTGSTPVGRKLAALAAGELKRATLELGGSDPMIVCDDADLDRAASAASVGRFFNCGQACLAVKRLYVFESVAEELVEKLVGKVKKLRVGPGTEEGVMIGPLHTPRQRELVEGQVEDAVSSGAKVLAGGKRPDGREKGNFYEPTLLLEPSHDSRVATEEVFGPALPIWKVSDLDEAIERANSSVYGLGSSVWTRDLDRATEAAERIEAGYTWINSPQIVYDELPFGGWKQSGYGKEHGIEALEYYTETKSVVVRRSS, encoded by the coding sequence ATGGCCGAACCTTTCGTTGGTGGGGAGTACGTCGAGGTCACGGGGATGGGGAGGATGTCCGTCGTGGACCCGGCGAGTGGGGAGGAGGTGGACACGGTACCCCTCTGCGGGGACGAAGAGGTGGACCGGGCGGTGGAGAGCGCGCGGGAGGCGCTTGCCGGGTGGCAGGGTATGCCGGCTTCGCGGCGCGGTGAGATCCTGGCGGAAGCGGCGCGGGCGGTGATGGAGAGGCGGGGCGAGCTGGCGCCGCTTCTCACCGCCGAGCAGGGCAAGCCGCTGCGGGAGGCGAGGATCGAGATCCGGCGCTTCGTGCTCACGCTCGAGCACTACGCCGGGCTGGCCAAGAACATCCGGGGTGGGTACGTGCCGGACCTGGACGAGGGGGCCTACGGCATGATTCTAAGACGTCCGCTCGGGGTGGTCGGGGCGATCGTGCCGTGGAACTTCCCGACGACGCTCCTGGGGAACAAGCTCGGGCCGGCGCTCATCACCGGGAACGCCGTGGTCGCCAAGCCTGCGGAGACGACGCCGCTGACCACGCTCCGGATCGCCGGGATCATGCACGAGGCCGGGCTGCCGGCTGGGGTTTTCAACGTCGTCACCGGTGACGGGCCGACCACCGGGCAGGCGCTCGCGGAGCACCCGCTGGTACGCAAGGTCGCCTTCACCGGCTCGACCCCGGTCGGCAGGAAGCTCGCCGCGCTCGCGGCCGGGGAGCTGAAGCGCGCCACCCTCGAGCTCGGCGGCTCGGACCCCATGATCGTCTGCGACGACGCCGACCTCGACCGGGCGGCGAGTGCCGCGAGCGTCGGGCGTTTCTTCAACTGCGGGCAGGCTTGCCTGGCGGTGAAGCGCCTCTACGTCTTCGAGAGCGTCGCGGAAGAGCTGGTCGAGAAGCTCGTGGGGAAGGTGAAGAAGCTCAGGGTCGGTCCCGGAACCGAAGAGGGCGTGATGATAGGCCCCCTCCACACCCCGCGCCAGCGCGAGCTTGTCGAGGGGCAGGTCGAGGACGCCGTCTCCTCCGGAGCGAAGGTCCTCGCCGGGGGGAAGCGCCCCGACGGCCGCGAGAAGGGCAACTTCTACGAGCCGACCCTGCTCCTGGAGCCCTCCCACGACTCCCGGGTCGCGACGGAGGAGGTCTTCGGCCCCGCGCTTCCCATCTGGAAGGTTTCGGACCTCGACGAGGCCATCGAACGGGCCAACTCCTCCGTCTACGGCCTCGGCTCCTCCGTCTGGACCCGCGACCTCGACCGCGCCACCGAGGCCGCAGAGCGGATAGAGGCCGGGTACACCTGGATCAACTCACCTCAGATCGTCTACGACGAGCTCCCCTTCGGGGGATGGAAGCAGTCGGGTTACGGCAAGGAGCACGGCATAGAGGCGCTCGAGTACTACACAGAGACCAAGTCCGTCGTCGTCCGGCGCTCGTCCTGA